One part of the Streptomyces sp. NBC_00286 genome encodes these proteins:
- the purU gene encoding formyltetrahydrofolate deformylase gives MPPRPDPGREFVLTLSCPDQAGLVHAVSGFLVDHSGNILESQQFDDRLQGRFFMRVHFDVSDPETSLERLRTDFAPVAAVYRIDWRLHEAAAPTRTLIMVSKYGHCLNDLLFRKSTGALNIEVPAIVSNHREFETLAHTHGIPFHHIPVTPQTKADAEAELLDLVQRLDIDLVVLARYMQILSDDLCKRLEGRAINIHHSFLPSFKGARPYLQAHQRGVKLVGATAHYVTPDLDEGPIIEQDVVRVDHSDDPDALVTMGRDVEARVLSRAVQWHSESRILLNGHHTVVFR, from the coding sequence ATGCCACCTCGCCCCGACCCCGGACGCGAGTTCGTCCTCACCCTGTCCTGTCCCGACCAGGCCGGACTGGTCCACGCCGTCAGCGGCTTCCTGGTCGACCACTCCGGGAACATCCTGGAGAGCCAGCAGTTCGACGACCGCCTTCAGGGCCGCTTCTTCATGCGCGTCCACTTCGACGTCTCCGACCCCGAGACGTCACTGGAGCGCCTGCGCACCGACTTCGCCCCGGTGGCCGCGGTGTACCGGATCGACTGGCGGCTGCACGAGGCGGCCGCCCCCACGCGCACCCTGATCATGGTGTCCAAGTACGGCCACTGCCTGAACGACCTGCTGTTCCGCAAGAGCACCGGCGCCCTCAACATCGAAGTGCCGGCGATCGTCTCCAATCACCGGGAGTTCGAGACGCTCGCGCACACCCACGGCATCCCCTTCCACCACATCCCCGTCACACCACAGACCAAGGCGGACGCGGAGGCCGAACTGCTGGACCTGGTACAGCGGTTGGACATCGACCTCGTGGTCCTCGCCCGCTATATGCAGATCCTCTCGGACGACCTGTGCAAGCGGCTCGAGGGCCGGGCCATCAACATCCACCACTCCTTCCTGCCCAGCTTCAAGGGGGCCCGCCCTTACCTCCAGGCCCACCAACGAGGAGTCAAGCTGGTCGGGGCCACCGCCCACTACGTCACTCCCGACCTGGACGAGGGCCCCATCATCGAGCAGGACGTCGTCCGCGTGGACCACTCCGACGACCCCGACGCGCTGGTCACCATGGGCCGAGACGTCGAGGCCCGGGTGCTGTCGCGGGCCGTGCAGTGGCACAGCGAGAGCCGCATCCTGCTCAACGGCCACCACACCGTGGTCTTCCGCTGA
- the glyA gene encoding serine hydroxymethyltransferase: MSVLNTPLHELDPEVAAAVDAELNRQQSTLEMIASENFAPVAVLEAQGSVLTNKYAEGYPGRRYYGGCEHVDVTEQIAIDRIKELFGAEYANVQPHSGASANQAALFALAQPGDTVLGLDLAHGGHLTHGMRLNFSGKQFNVVPYHVDAATGLVDTAELERLAKEHRPKVIIAGWSAYPRQLDFAEFRRIADEVEAYLWVDMAHFAGLVAAGLHPNPVPYADVVTSTTHKTLGGPRGGFILAKKDFAKKLNSSVFPGFQGGPLEHVIAAKAVSFKVAASEGFKERQRRTVEGAKILADRLTADDARAAGVNVLSGGTDVHLILVDLRESELDGQQAEDRLHEVGITVNRNAVPNDPRPPMVTSGLRIGTPALATRGFQAEDFTEVADIIAQALTPSYDAEALKARVKALADKHPLYPGLNT, translated from the coding sequence ATGTCCGTCCTGAACACCCCTCTGCACGAGCTCGATCCCGAAGTCGCCGCCGCGGTCGACGCCGAGCTGAACCGTCAGCAGTCCACCCTGGAGATGATCGCCTCCGAGAACTTCGCGCCGGTCGCGGTCCTGGAGGCGCAGGGCTCGGTGCTGACCAACAAGTACGCCGAGGGCTATCCGGGCCGCCGCTACTACGGCGGTTGCGAGCACGTCGACGTAACCGAGCAGATCGCGATCGACCGCATCAAGGAGCTGTTCGGCGCCGAGTACGCCAACGTCCAGCCGCACTCCGGCGCCTCCGCCAACCAGGCCGCGCTCTTCGCGCTGGCCCAGCCCGGCGACACCGTCCTCGGCCTGGATCTGGCCCACGGCGGCCACCTGACCCACGGGATGCGGCTGAACTTCTCCGGCAAGCAGTTCAACGTGGTGCCCTACCACGTGGACGCCGCCACCGGCCTGGTCGATACGGCCGAGCTGGAGCGGCTGGCCAAGGAGCACCGCCCGAAGGTGATCATCGCGGGCTGGTCGGCGTACCCGCGGCAGCTGGACTTCGCCGAGTTCCGCCGGATCGCCGACGAAGTCGAGGCGTACCTGTGGGTCGACATGGCGCACTTCGCGGGCCTGGTCGCCGCCGGACTCCACCCGAACCCGGTCCCGTACGCGGACGTGGTCACCTCCACCACCCACAAGACGCTCGGCGGACCCCGCGGCGGCTTCATCCTCGCGAAGAAGGACTTCGCGAAGAAGCTCAACTCGTCCGTCTTCCCCGGCTTTCAGGGCGGCCCGCTGGAGCATGTGATCGCTGCCAAGGCGGTCTCCTTCAAGGTCGCCGCCTCCGAGGGCTTCAAGGAGCGGCAGCGCCGTACGGTCGAGGGCGCGAAGATCCTCGCCGACCGCCTGACGGCCGACGACGCACGCGCGGCCGGCGTCAACGTCCTGTCCGGCGGCACCGACGTACACCTGATCTTGGTCGACCTGCGCGAGAGCGAACTGGACGGTCAGCAGGCCGAGGACCGTCTCCACGAGGTCGGCATCACCGTCAACCGCAACGCCGTCCCGAACGACCCGCGCCCGCCGATGGTGACGTCGGGACTCAGGATCGGTACGCCCGCCCTGGCCACCCGCGGCTTCCAGGCCGAGGACTTCACTGAGGTCGCGGACATCATCGCGCAGGCTCTCACGCCGTCATACGACGCCGAGGCGCTGAAGGCCCGGGTGAAGGCGCTGGCCGACAAGCATCCGCTGTACCCCGGTCTCAACACGTAA
- a CDS encoding L-serine ammonia-lyase, giving the protein MAISVFDLFSIGIGPSSSHTVGPMRAARMFATRLKEDGVLAETATVHAELYGSLGATGHGHGTPKAVLLGLEGNEPHTVDVVQAEHDVERIKSTGRLRLLGAEIGDAQEIAFDFDKSLVLHRRKTLPYHANGMTLWAYDAAVAELLTRTYYSVGGGFVVDEEAVGADRIKLDDTVLKYRFRTGDELLRLARETGLSISALMLENERAWRTEEEIREGLLAIWHVMQACVARGMSQEGILPGGLRVRRRAAVTARQLRAEGDPLAHAMEWITLYAMAVNEENAAGGRVVTAPTNGAAGIIPAVLHYYLNFVPGADEDGVVRFLLAAGAIGMLFKENASISGAEVGCQGEVGSACSMAAGALAEVLGGSPEQVENAAEIGMEHNLGLTCDPVGGLVQIPCIERNGMAAVKAVTAAKMAMRGDGSHKVSLDKVIKTMKDTGADMSVKYKETARGGLAVNIIEC; this is encoded by the coding sequence GTGGCCATCTCGGTCTTCGACCTGTTCTCGATCGGCATCGGCCCGTCCAGCTCCCACACGGTCGGCCCGATGCGCGCGGCCCGCATGTTCGCCACCCGCCTCAAGGAGGACGGCGTACTGGCCGAGACCGCCACGGTCCACGCCGAGTTGTACGGCTCTCTCGGCGCGACCGGCCACGGCCACGGCACCCCGAAGGCGGTACTGCTCGGCCTGGAGGGCAACGAGCCGCACACCGTCGACGTCGTCCAGGCCGAGCACGACGTCGAGCGGATCAAGTCGACCGGAAGGCTACGGCTGTTGGGCGCCGAGATCGGCGACGCCCAGGAGATCGCCTTCGACTTCGACAAGTCCCTCGTCCTGCACCGCCGCAAGACGCTGCCGTACCACGCGAACGGCATGACCCTCTGGGCGTACGACGCTGCCGTCGCCGAACTCCTGACGAGGACGTACTACTCGGTGGGCGGCGGCTTCGTCGTCGACGAGGAGGCGGTGGGGGCCGACCGCATCAAGCTCGACGACACGGTCCTCAAGTACCGCTTCCGTACCGGCGACGAACTCCTGCGCCTGGCCCGGGAGACCGGCCTGTCGATCTCCGCACTGATGCTGGAGAACGAACGGGCCTGGCGCACCGAGGAAGAGATCCGCGAGGGGCTGCTCGCCATCTGGCACGTGATGCAGGCCTGCGTCGCCCGCGGCATGTCGCAGGAGGGCATCCTGCCCGGCGGCCTGCGAGTCCGGCGCCGGGCTGCGGTGACGGCACGCCAACTCCGCGCAGAGGGCGACCCGTTGGCCCACGCCATGGAGTGGATCACCCTCTACGCGATGGCCGTGAACGAAGAGAACGCGGCCGGCGGCCGAGTGGTCACCGCCCCCACGAACGGCGCGGCGGGCATCATCCCGGCCGTCCTGCACTACTACCTCAACTTCGTCCCCGGCGCCGACGAAGACGGAGTCGTCCGCTTCCTGCTCGCCGCCGGAGCCATCGGCATGCTCTTCAAGGAGAACGCCTCCATCTCCGGCGCCGAGGTCGGCTGCCAGGGCGAGGTCGGCTCCGCCTGCTCCATGGCCGCCGGCGCGCTGGCCGAAGTCCTGGGCGGCTCGCCGGAACAGGTGGAGAACGCCGCCGAGATCGGCATGGAACACAACCTCGGCCTGACCTGCGACCCGGTCGGCGGCCTGGTCCAGATCCCCTGCATCGAACGCAACGGCATGGCCGCCGTCAAGGCCGTCACCGCCGCGAAGATGGCGATGCGCGGCGACGGCTCCCACAAGGTCTCCCTCGACAAGGTCATCAAGACCATGAAGGACACCGGCGCCGACATGTCCGTGAAGTACAAGGAGACCGCCCGGGGCGGACTCGCGGTGAACATCATCGAGTGCTGA
- a CDS encoding bifunctional methylenetetrahydrofolate dehydrogenase/methenyltetrahydrofolate cyclohydrolase, translated as MNARLLDGKATAADIRRELAERVAKLTATAGRPPGLGTVLVGDDPGSHAYVSGKHRDCAQVGIASLRRDLPADATQRQVEDVIDELNADPACTGYIVQLPLPRPLDANAVLERMDPAKDADGLHPVNLGRLVLGVEAPLPCTPRGIVELLRRYDVPLAGARVCVIGRGITVGRPIGLLLTRRSENATVTLCHTGTKGLAWHVREADIVIAAAGSPGLITKDMLRPGAAVLDVGITRTDNGLVGDVHPESAQVAGWLAPMPGGVGPMTRAMLLANVVEAAERNANGV; from the coding sequence ATGAACGCACGTCTGCTGGACGGCAAGGCGACCGCCGCCGACATCCGCCGTGAACTGGCCGAGCGCGTAGCCAAGTTGACCGCCACTGCCGGCCGCCCGCCCGGGCTCGGAACCGTCCTGGTCGGCGACGATCCCGGCAGCCACGCCTACGTCTCCGGAAAGCACCGGGACTGCGCACAGGTGGGCATCGCCTCCCTGCGCCGCGACCTGCCCGCCGACGCCACCCAGCGGCAGGTCGAGGACGTCATCGACGAACTCAACGCCGACCCCGCCTGCACCGGCTACATCGTCCAGCTCCCGCTCCCGCGCCCCTTGGACGCCAACGCCGTACTGGAACGCATGGACCCCGCCAAGGACGCCGACGGCCTGCACCCCGTCAACCTCGGCCGGCTCGTCCTCGGCGTCGAGGCTCCGCTGCCGTGCACTCCGCGCGGCATCGTCGAACTGCTCCGCCGCTACGACGTGCCCCTCGCCGGAGCACGGGTGTGCGTGATCGGCCGGGGCATCACCGTCGGCCGCCCCATCGGACTGCTGCTCACCCGGCGCTCCGAGAACGCCACCGTCACCCTGTGCCACACCGGCACCAAGGGCCTGGCCTGGCACGTCCGCGAGGCGGACATCGTCATCGCGGCCGCCGGCTCCCCCGGACTGATCACCAAGGACATGCTGCGCCCCGGTGCGGCGGTCCTGGACGTCGGCATCACCCGCACCGACAACGGACTGGTCGGCGATGTCCACCCGGAGTCCGCCCAGGTCGCCGGATGGCTCGCGCCCATGCCGGGAGGAGTCGGCCCCATGACCCGGGCGATGCTGCTCGCCAACGTCGTCGAGGCGGCGGAGAGGAACGCGAACGGCGTATGA
- a CDS encoding GcvT family protein: protein MAEVPPQAKCVVIGAGIVGNSLVHHLARLGWRDIVQIDKGPLPNPGGSTGHASNFIFPVDHSREITDLTLDSMRQYKELGVFTESGGFEIARTEERMEELRRRMSSSKAWGIESHLVDPAFVKEKVPFIEADQFIGAFWTPSVGVVDSLRAGTIMRDGAIESGALKSVPNVEVLGMDVEDGRIRRVRTNKGDIEAEYVVIASGVWSPKLGDMAGIKIPLTPAVHQMISVGPCPQLTGMQGEINFPIVRDMDTFCYERQHGADMEVGSYAHRAILHEPEEIPSIEQAKLSPTEMPFTTEDFDPQLEQAYELMPELLGADGAEIRYAINGLLSLTCDGNPILGESEVKGLWTAAAVWIKEGPGVGRAVAEWMTHGHSEIDLAHSDIARFYPHQMRREHTRLRTTESFIKTYGIVHPAEQYESDREQRLSPMHESQKKLGAVFFEAVGWERPQWYESNADLLEVYGDRVMPREHEWDARWWSPIINAEHLRMRESAGVIDLTAFALFDITGPGALDAVQRTCVAQCNVPVGKVIYTPVLDGKGGFRSDLTVMRLGEDHFRVVTGGAHGMADKKWFADQLGDDASLEDLTDQVSTIGLWGPRARDILSQLTDADVSHDGFKFLNCREIDLDGITVLASRISYVGELGWELYVPFDQAAAVWDKLLATGAPHGARPVGIGVYVTTGRLEKGYRAFGHELDAERTIIEAGMQRPKVKGADFIGKEAYLAQRASEPAAVLCTLAVDDHTSASGVKRYMLGGEPILTRSGEALTDGHGHHPYVTAAGSAPSLGKHLLMAYLPPEEARVGNELAVSYMEELYPVTVLTNDATPPFDPDNERIR, encoded by the coding sequence ATGGCAGAGGTCCCGCCCCAGGCGAAATGCGTCGTCATCGGCGCCGGCATCGTCGGCAACAGCCTGGTCCACCACCTGGCCCGGCTCGGCTGGCGCGACATCGTGCAGATCGACAAGGGCCCGCTGCCCAACCCCGGTGGCTCGACCGGTCACGCCTCCAACTTCATCTTCCCCGTGGACCACTCCCGCGAGATCACGGACCTGACGCTGGACTCGATGCGGCAGTACAAGGAGCTGGGCGTCTTCACCGAGTCCGGCGGCTTCGAGATCGCGCGCACCGAGGAGCGCATGGAGGAGCTGCGCCGCCGGATGTCCAGCTCCAAGGCCTGGGGCATCGAGTCGCACCTGGTCGACCCCGCCTTCGTCAAGGAGAAGGTGCCGTTCATCGAGGCCGACCAGTTCATCGGCGCCTTCTGGACCCCGAGCGTCGGCGTCGTCGACTCCCTGCGCGCCGGCACGATCATGCGCGACGGCGCCATCGAGAGCGGCGCGCTGAAGAGCGTGCCCAACGTCGAGGTGCTCGGCATGGACGTCGAGGACGGGCGGATCCGCCGGGTGCGCACGAACAAGGGCGACATCGAGGCCGAGTACGTCGTGATCGCCAGCGGCGTGTGGAGCCCGAAGCTCGGCGACATGGCCGGCATCAAGATCCCGCTGACCCCCGCCGTCCACCAGATGATCTCCGTCGGCCCCTGCCCGCAACTGACCGGCATGCAAGGCGAGATCAACTTCCCGATCGTCCGGGACATGGACACCTTCTGCTACGAGCGCCAGCACGGCGCCGACATGGAGGTGGGGTCCTACGCCCACCGGGCGATCCTGCACGAGCCGGAGGAGATCCCGAGCATCGAGCAGGCCAAGCTCAGCCCGACCGAAATGCCGTTCACCACCGAGGACTTCGACCCGCAGCTGGAGCAGGCCTACGAGCTGATGCCCGAGCTGCTGGGCGCCGACGGCGCGGAGATCCGGTACGCGATCAACGGCCTGCTGTCGCTGACCTGCGACGGCAACCCGATCCTCGGCGAGAGCGAGGTGAAGGGGCTGTGGACGGCGGCCGCGGTGTGGATCAAGGAGGGCCCGGGCGTCGGCCGTGCGGTCGCGGAGTGGATGACCCACGGCCACAGCGAGATCGACCTCGCGCACAGCGACATCGCCCGGTTCTACCCGCACCAGATGCGCCGCGAGCACACCCGGCTGCGTACCACCGAGTCGTTCATCAAGACGTACGGGATCGTCCACCCCGCCGAGCAGTACGAGTCCGACCGCGAGCAGCGGCTCTCCCCCATGCACGAGTCGCAGAAGAAGCTCGGTGCGGTCTTCTTCGAGGCGGTCGGCTGGGAGCGGCCGCAGTGGTACGAGTCCAACGCCGACCTCCTCGAGGTGTACGGCGACCGCGTGATGCCGCGCGAGCACGAGTGGGACGCCCGCTGGTGGAGCCCGATCATCAACGCCGAGCACCTGCGGATGCGCGAGTCCGCGGGCGTCATCGACCTGACCGCCTTCGCGCTCTTCGACATCACCGGCCCCGGCGCGCTGGACGCCGTACAGCGCACCTGCGTCGCGCAGTGCAACGTGCCGGTCGGCAAGGTGATCTACACGCCGGTACTCGACGGCAAGGGCGGATTCCGTTCCGACCTCACCGTCATGCGCCTGGGTGAGGACCACTTCCGGGTCGTCACCGGTGGCGCGCACGGCATGGCGGACAAGAAGTGGTTCGCCGACCAGCTCGGCGACGACGCGTCCCTGGAGGACCTCACCGACCAGGTCTCCACGATCGGGCTGTGGGGCCCGCGGGCCCGCGACATCCTCTCGCAGCTCACCGACGCGGACGTCTCCCACGACGGCTTCAAGTTCCTCAACTGCCGCGAGATCGACCTCGACGGCATCACCGTACTGGCCTCCCGGATCTCCTACGTCGGCGAGCTCGGCTGGGAGCTGTACGTCCCCTTCGACCAGGCCGCCGCGGTGTGGGACAAGCTGCTCGCGACGGGCGCGCCGCATGGCGCCCGCCCGGTCGGCATCGGCGTCTACGTGACCACCGGGCGGCTCGAGAAGGGCTACCGGGCCTTCGGCCACGAGCTCGACGCCGAGCGCACCATCATCGAGGCGGGCATGCAGCGGCCGAAGGTGAAGGGCGCCGACTTCATCGGCAAGGAGGCCTACCTCGCCCAGCGCGCCAGTGAGCCCGCGGCAGTGCTGTGCACGCTGGCCGTCGACGACCACACCTCGGCGTCCGGGGTGAAGCGCTACATGCTCGGCGGCGAGCCGATCCTCACCCGCTCGGGCGAGGCACTGACCGACGGGCACGGGCACCACCCGTACGTCACCGCCGCCGGCTCCGCCCCCTCGCTGGGCAAGCACCTGCTGATGGCGTACCTGCCGCCCGAGGAGGCGCGGGTCGGCAACGAGCTCGCCGTCTCCTACATGGAGGAGCTCTACCCGGTGACCGTGCTCACCAACGACGCCACCCCGCCCTTCGACCCGGACAACGAGCGGATCCGCTGA